The Setaria italica strain Yugu1 chromosome IX, Setaria_italica_v2.0, whole genome shotgun sequence genome has a window encoding:
- the LOC101785894 gene encoding AAA-ATPase ASD, mitochondrial produces MEGSLLSGLNSGVVLSLIAVLWTVVWQNLQHLQLQQFFGRHLSRHARRLAAMVDPYLSVTIAEYEGGRMKRSDAFEEVKAYLSAACSRGVRHLRAEGAKDTDKLVLSMVDGEEVADEFEGATVWWWAYSKSPPRSDPAAAWFGGAGAGAQEERRFYRLFFLERHRDLVLDTYLPLVRQRGRAVMVKNRQRKLFTNISTHQWSDGGYMRSAWSHVVFEHPKTFATLAMDPAKKKEITDDLDMFKNGKDYYARVGKAWKRGYLLYGPPGTGKSAMIAAMANYLDYDIYDIELTSVHSNTDLRKLFIETTSKSIIVIEDIDCSLDLTGARKKKKAAAEDDDKKDGAAAAAKAAAGGDRKDTSSKVTLSGLLNFIDGLWSACGGERIIVFTTNHVEKLDPALIRRGRMDKHIEMSYCGFEAFKFLAKTYLDVDAHPLFDAVEELLREVEMTPADVAENLTPKSLEDNPDSCLAALVKALEEAKEKKKASGGGGHDEQDSEEEEE; encoded by the coding sequence ATGGAGGGCTCGTTGCTAAGCGGGCTCAACTCCGGCGTGGTGCTGAGCCTGATCGCCGTGCTGTGGACGGTGGTGTGGCagaacctgcagcacctccaGCTGCAGCAGTTCTTCGGGCGCCACCTGAGCCGCCAcgcgcggcggctggcggcgatgGTGGATCCCTACCTGTCGGTCACCATCGCCGAGTACGAGGGCGGCCGGATGAAGCGCAGCGACGCCTTCGAGGAGGTCAAGGCCTACCTCAGCGCCGCCTGCTCCCGCGGCGTGCGCCACCTCCGGGCCGAGGGCGCCAAGGACACCGACAAGCTCGTCCTCAGCATggtcgacggcgaggaggtggccgacgAGTTCGAGGGCGCCACGGTCTGGTGGTGGGCCTACTCCAAGTCACCGCCGCGCTCCGACCCCGCCGCGGCGTGgttcggcggcgccggcgccggcgcgcaggAGGAGCGCCGGTTCTACAGGCTCTTCTTCCTCGAGCGCCACCGCGACCTCGTGCTCGACACCTACCTCCCGCTCGTCCGGCAGCGGGGCCGCGCCGTCATGGTGAAGAACCGGCAGCGGAAGCTCTTCACCAACATCTCCACGCACCAGTGGAGCGACGGCGGGTACATGAGGTCGGCGTGGAGCCACGTGGTGTTCGAGCACCCCAAGACGTTCGCCACGCTCGCCATGGACccggcgaagaagaaggagatcacGGACGACCTCGACATGTTCAAGAACGGCAAGGACTACTACGCCCGCGTCGGCAAGGCGTGGAAGCGCGGGTACCTCCTGTACGGCCCGCCGGGGACGGGAAAGTCGGCCAtgatcgccgccatggccaacTACCTCGACTACGACATCTACGACATCGAGCTCACGTCCGTGCACTCCAACACCGACCTCCGCAAACTGTTCATCGAGACGACGAGCAAGTCCATCATCGTCATCGAGGACATCGACTGCTCGCTCGACCTCACCGGCgcgcgcaagaagaagaaagccgcTGCGGAGGACGACGACAAGAAGGACGGCGCCGCGGCTGCCGCCAAGGCCGCCGCTGGCGGCGACAGGAAGGACACCAGCAGCAAGGTGACGCTGTCCGGCCTGCTCAACTTCATCGACGGGCTGTGGTCGGCGTGTGGCGGCGAGCGGATCATCGTGTTCACCACCAACCACGTGGAGAAGCTGGACCCGGCGCTCATCAGGAGGGGCCGCATGGACAAGCACATCGAGATGTCCTACTGCGGCTTCGAGGCCTTCAAGTTCCTCGCCAAGACGTACCTCGACGTCGACGCCCACCCGCTGTTCGACGCcgttgaggagctgctgcggGAGGTGGAGATGACGCCCGCCGACGTCGCCGAGAACCTGACGCCCAAGAGCCTGGAGGACAACCCGGACTCGTGCCTCGCGGCCTTGGTGAAGGCGCTGGAAGAGgccaaggagaagaagaaggcgagtGGGGGGGGTGGTCATGACGAACAAGAttccgaggaggaggaagagtag